One Candidatus Omnitrophota bacterium genomic window carries:
- a CDS encoding NADH-quinone oxidoreductase subunit C, translated as MMGFRDELYIDVKPEEFRSKCLELHKKLSSPVMMYFAVDERKEKGSFAVYCAFLDAADKRWAFVRMYLPQDGPAFESVSKDIFSASLFEREIREMFGIEPRGNPDLRRLNLHEEVWPEGFYPLRKDFTPPERARKAEGSYKFRKVEGEGIFEVPVGPVHAGIIGPGHFRFSAAGEPIINLEARLGFTHRGVEKIFEGMPSAGSAEAVCFSERVSGDSAFAYSTAYCSAVEKIYGIRVPERAQYIRAIFLELERMYNHANDIGGMALDVGFSFPNAFASVVKEKILALNEKMSGSRYLKGVNTVGGVNRDLSGSERMALADSLAGISKDLEELKAMLKSSISFMDRVDKTGILKKKTAADLGIVGLAARASGIPMDLRNTFPGVYAAANFNLIKEEEGDVLARLNLRLREASESARLIKEFVRIMNQGDTSPAKKIEPAAGCGIGHAEGWRGPVLFWIKTGASGRIERCKIVDPSFHNWQGLCFAVLGNIIPDFPLCNKSFDLSYPGNDL; from the coding sequence ATGATGGGCTTCAGGGATGAATTATATATAGACGTAAAACCGGAAGAGTTCAGGAGCAAGTGCCTGGAACTCCACAAAAAACTTTCTTCTCCTGTGATGATGTATTTCGCGGTCGACGAGAGGAAAGAGAAGGGATCATTTGCGGTCTATTGCGCCTTCCTCGACGCGGCGGATAAGAGGTGGGCATTTGTCAGGATGTACCTGCCCCAGGACGGACCCGCATTCGAGTCGGTCTCAAAAGACATATTTTCCGCGTCCCTCTTCGAAAGGGAGATAAGGGAGATGTTCGGGATCGAGCCGCGGGGGAATCCCGACCTGAGAAGGCTCAATCTCCACGAGGAGGTCTGGCCCGAGGGATTTTATCCCCTGCGCAAGGATTTTACCCCTCCGGAGCGCGCGCGGAAAGCCGAGGGTTCGTACAAATTCAGGAAAGTCGAAGGAGAAGGCATCTTCGAGGTGCCGGTCGGCCCGGTCCATGCCGGGATAATCGGCCCGGGCCATTTCAGGTTCAGCGCGGCCGGTGAACCGATAATAAATCTTGAGGCGAGGCTCGGGTTTACCCATCGCGGGGTCGAGAAGATCTTTGAAGGTATGCCTTCGGCCGGGTCGGCTGAGGCTGTTTGTTTTTCCGAGCGCGTCTCAGGCGATTCCGCGTTCGCTTACAGCACGGCATATTGCTCGGCAGTAGAGAAGATATACGGTATACGCGTCCCGGAACGGGCGCAGTACATAAGGGCGATATTCCTCGAGCTTGAGAGGATGTATAACCACGCGAACGATATCGGGGGAATGGCCCTCGACGTGGGTTTCAGTTTCCCGAACGCGTTCGCCTCGGTAGTAAAAGAAAAGATCCTTGCCCTCAACGAGAAGATGTCCGGCAGCAGGTACCTCAAAGGCGTAAATACCGTAGGCGGAGTGAACAGGGACCTGAGCGGGTCCGAGAGGATGGCCCTGGCGGATTCGCTTGCCGGGATATCTAAGGACCTCGAAGAGCTCAAGGCCATGCTCAAATCAAGCATATCCTTCATGGACAGGGTCGATAAGACAGGCATATTAAAGAAGAAGACCGCCGCAGACCTCGGCATAGTCGGCCTCGCGGCGCGCGCGTCGGGCATCCCGATGGACCTGAGGAATACTTTTCCCGGCGTTTACGCCGCCGCGAATTTCAACCTCATAAAAGAGGAAGAGGGCGATGTCCTCGCCCGCCTTAACCTGCGCCTGCGGGAAGCCTCCGAATCGGCGCGCCTCATAAAAGAATTTGTCAGGATCATGAACCAGGGCGACACATCGCCCGCGAAGAAGATCGAACCGGCGGCGGGCTGCGGGATCGGCCATGCCGAAGGCTGGCGGGGCCCGGTCCTCTTCTGGATAAAGACAGGCGCCTCAGGCCGGATAGAGAGATGCAAGATAGTCGACCCGTCTTTCCATAACTGGCAGGGGTTGTGTTTCGCGGTCCTGGGGAATATCATCCCCGATTTCCCTCTGTGCAATAAGAGCTTCGACCTATCGTATCCGGGGAATGACCTATGA
- a CDS encoding NADH-quinone oxidoreductase subunit B family protein codes for MKNIFKNRMIKGMVTIPVGKDADEADKLGVELKARIQKRFGRSFHIREVDTGSCNGCESEIIATTNPIYDIQRFGIDFVASPRHADALLVTGPVSKNMALALRRTYDAMAEPKFVITLGDCALDGGAFKDSYYVAGGVKEILPVDLHIPGCPPSPLAIIKSLLDFLSA; via the coding sequence ATGAAAAATATATTTAAGAACAGAATGATCAAGGGGATGGTCACCATCCCGGTAGGGAAAGACGCCGATGAGGCCGATAAGCTCGGCGTAGAATTAAAAGCGCGGATACAAAAGAGGTTCGGCAGGTCTTTCCATATACGGGAGGTCGATACCGGTTCATGCAACGGCTGCGAATCCGAGATAATCGCGACCACGAACCCCATTTATGATATCCAGCGGTTCGGTATCGACTTTGTCGCGTCCCCGCGCCATGCCGACGCGCTGCTCGTGACCGGACCGGTATCGAAGAATATGGCGCTGGCGCTGCGCAGGACCTACGATGCGATGGCCGAGCCGAAATTCGTCATAACCCTGGGCGATTGCGCCCTCGACGGCGGCGCGTTCAAGGATTCATATTACGTCGCCGGCGGGGTAAAAGAGATACTTCCCGTAGACCTGCATATCCCCGGCTGCCCGCCGTCGCCTCTTGCCATAATAAAATCACTCTTGGACTTTCTAAGCGCATAG
- a CDS encoding nitroreductase family protein, which yields MEDRHSDDTLKVINRRHSVRQFLERPVDDSLIKAVLDAANKAPSAHNQQSWRFIVVRGEKKQQLAQLVVDKSPGFPKPSSSILRMAARSISNAPVVIAVMNTGTLISRGTELFKIEKDKAKDFFRTMEIQSSSAAVENLLIAATSLGLGSVWLGILFLIKDEILSFFGEAKGEFMAVIPVGYPAKEQEGPKKKSLEYVVRYIEK from the coding sequence ATGGAAGACCGCCATTCGGACGATACTCTAAAAGTTATCAATCGCCGGCACAGCGTCAGGCAATTCCTGGAGAGGCCGGTCGACGATTCCCTTATTAAGGCGGTGCTCGACGCCGCGAATAAGGCGCCGTCGGCGCATAACCAGCAGTCGTGGCGTTTCATCGTCGTGCGCGGCGAGAAAAAGCAGCAGCTGGCCCAGCTCGTTGTGGATAAGTCCCCGGGATTCCCGAAGCCGTCCTCTTCCATACTCCGTATGGCGGCGAGGAGCATAAGCAACGCTCCGGTCGTCATCGCGGTCATGAACACGGGCACGCTGATAAGCCGCGGGACAGAACTGTTCAAGATAGAAAAAGACAAGGCGAAGGATTTTTTCCGGACGATGGAGATACAAAGCTCTTCCGCGGCGGTCGAGAACCTGCTTATCGCCGCGACCTCCCTCGGCCTCGGCAGCGTATGGCTCGGGATATTGTTCTTGATAAAAGATGAGATCCTGTCGTTCTTCGGTGAGGCAAAAGGGGAATTTATGGCGGTCATCCCAGTCGGTTATCCGGCCAAAGAACAGGAAGGCCCCAAGAAAAAATCGCTGGAATATGTCGTGAGGTATATTGAAAAATGA
- a CDS encoding pyridoxamine 5'-phosphate oxidase family protein: MTKEDIIKFINANLVCHLATTEGDQPHVRGMMAYRADEKGIIFHTGNLKDLFKQVCDNPLVEACFFDPNTNTQVRVKGKAVIIYDDNLKREIVAARPFLKPWVEELGLDLIVTFRITDCRACVWTFGTNFAPKEYVKISD; this comes from the coding sequence ATGACAAAAGAAGATATTATCAAGTTCATCAACGCGAATCTCGTCTGCCATCTCGCCACAACCGAAGGGGACCAGCCCCACGTCAGGGGCATGATGGCGTACCGGGCGGACGAGAAAGGGATAATATTCCACACCGGTAATTTGAAAGACCTGTTCAAGCAGGTCTGCGACAACCCCCTGGTCGAGGCCTGTTTCTTCGATCCCAATACCAACACGCAGGTCAGGGTGAAGGGCAAGGCCGTCATAATATACGACGATAACCTGAAGAGGGAGATCGTCGCGGCAAGGCCGTTTTTGAAACCCTGGGTCGAGGAGCTCGGCCTCGATCTGATAGTGACCTTCAGGATAACGGATTGCCGCGCCTGCGTCTGGACGTTCGGGACGAATTTTGCGCCCAAGGAATACGTCAAGATCTCCGACTGA
- the dusB gene encoding tRNA dihydrouridine synthase DusB encodes MLTIGKLNLKSSLILAPMAGITDLPYRMLNRKFGAELAFTEMVNARSLSYSNVKALEMLGSAKGDRPLGIQLVGNEPEYLNRAVEKLHKYRFDILDFNAACPERKVTAKGEGAALLKDLKKLKRLLKILVRESKWPVTVKLRSGWDKNSVNAADAALHAEDAGVAAIFIHGRTRNQLYGGQADYGIIRKVKGAVRVPVIGSGDVLSGPLAKKMFDETGCDAILLARGALGNPWLFKEVEAYLKDGSVPERPSKEVIIKTMVSHLNASVKCFGAKRSIPFFRKFFCWYTKGLDNVRPLRVKACAAETKKEMLDIINEINI; translated from the coding sequence ATGCTGACGATCGGAAAGCTCAACCTGAAGTCCAGCCTCATCCTCGCCCCTATGGCGGGCATAACCGACCTGCCGTACCGCATGCTCAACCGCAAGTTCGGCGCCGAGCTCGCATTTACCGAGATGGTCAACGCGCGCTCGTTAAGCTACAGCAATGTCAAGGCGCTCGAGATGCTCGGATCGGCGAAAGGCGACAGGCCGCTCGGCATCCAGCTCGTCGGGAACGAGCCCGAATATCTTAACCGCGCGGTAGAAAAACTCCATAAATACAGGTTCGATATCCTCGATTTCAACGCAGCCTGCCCGGAGAGAAAGGTCACCGCAAAGGGAGAGGGCGCCGCCCTTCTTAAAGACCTGAAAAAATTAAAACGCCTCCTTAAGATACTCGTCAGGGAATCGAAATGGCCGGTCACGGTCAAGCTTCGCTCCGGTTGGGACAAGAATAGCGTAAACGCCGCGGATGCGGCTTTGCATGCCGAGGACGCGGGCGTGGCCGCAATATTCATCCACGGCAGGACGCGCAACCAGCTCTACGGCGGCCAGGCCGATTACGGCATAATAAGGAAGGTAAAAGGCGCCGTCAGGGTCCCGGTCATCGGAAGCGGCGACGTCTTGTCAGGGCCGCTCGCGAAGAAGATGTTCGATGAGACCGGCTGCGACGCGATACTCCTTGCGCGCGGCGCGCTGGGGAACCCATGGCTGTTCAAAGAGGTAGAGGCTTATCTTAAGGATGGCTCTGTGCCGGAAAGGCCGTCAAAAGAGGTCATAATAAAGACGATGGTTAGTCATCTCAATGCCTCGGTCAAATGCTTCGGCGCGAAGAGGAGCATCCCGTTCTTCCGGAAATTCTTCTGCTGGTATACCAAGGGGCTCGATAACGTCCGCCCGCTGCGCGTAAAAGCATGCGCCGCTGAGACAAAGAAAGAAATGCTTGATATAATAAACGAAATTAACATATAA
- a CDS encoding ATP-dependent 6-phosphofructokinase, which produces MRPKRIAILTGGGDCPGLNAVIRAVAKKAMGEGREVVGIKDGYKGLVENNFKKLDNSDVSGILTLGGTILGTSNIANPYRYAIEGKGCKVTFKDYHKRAINNFKNSKADALVAIGGDGTLSIAYRLYEDGIPVIGVPKTIDNDILGTDITFGFDTAVWVATEGIDRIHTTAQSHHRAMIIEVMGRTAGWIALHSGVAGGGDIILIPEIPYDINVVVKKIKDRHRRGKRFSIIVISEGAKPKGGDVVVKRVVKESFESVRLGGVSFVLGSQIEKLACGIESRAVVMGHLQRGGSPTPFDRVLATQLGTRAVDFINEGAFGHMVAVRNNEFVKVSLSEVAGGKRLVPRNHPLVASARAVGTCFGD; this is translated from the coding sequence ATGAGACCAAAAAGGATAGCGATACTTACCGGCGGCGGGGACTGCCCGGGCCTGAACGCGGTCATACGCGCCGTGGCTAAAAAAGCCATGGGCGAGGGGCGCGAGGTCGTGGGGATCAAGGACGGTTACAAGGGCCTCGTTGAAAACAATTTCAAGAAACTCGATAATTCCGATGTCTCGGGTATCCTCACCCTGGGAGGCACGATACTCGGCACGTCCAATATCGCCAACCCTTACCGTTACGCCATAGAAGGCAAGGGCTGCAAGGTCACCTTCAAGGATTACCACAAGAGAGCCATAAATAATTTTAAGAACTCGAAAGCCGACGCGCTGGTGGCTATCGGCGGGGACGGGACGCTAAGCATAGCCTATCGGCTTTATGAAGACGGCATCCCGGTAATCGGTGTCCCTAAGACGATAGATAACGATATCCTCGGCACCGACATCACGTTCGGTTTCGATACGGCCGTATGGGTGGCGACCGAAGGCATAGACAGGATACACACGACCGCGCAATCGCATCATCGCGCGATGATAATAGAGGTCATGGGGCGGACCGCGGGCTGGATAGCCCTGCACTCCGGGGTTGCCGGCGGCGGCGATATCATACTCATCCCCGAGATCCCCTACGATATCAATGTGGTCGTCAAAAAGATAAAAGATAGGCACCGCAGGGGAAAGAGGTTCAGCATAATAGTGATATCCGAAGGCGCGAAGCCGAAGGGCGGGGATGTTGTAGTAAAGAGGGTGGTAAAGGAGAGTTTCGAGTCGGTCAGGCTCGGCGGCGTAAGCTTTGTTCTCGGCAGCCAGATCGAGAAATTAGCGTGCGGCATCGAGTCGCGCGCTGTAGTGATGGGCCATCTACAAAGGGGCGGTTCGCCCACGCCTTTCGACCGCGTATTAGCCACACAGCTCGGCACAAGGGCGGTGGATTTCATAAACGAAGGCGCGTTCGGCCATATGGTCGCGGTCAGGAACAATGAGTTTGTGAAAGTCTCGCTCAGTGAAGTAGCCGGGGGCAAAAGGCTTGTCCCGAGGAACCATCCGCTCGTCGCGTCAGCGCGCGCGGTCGGGACCTGCTTCGGGGATTAA
- a CDS encoding DNA alkylation repair protein, translating into MPRYTAKEILKKLKSLSNPKNIEGMSRFGISSKNTLGVSIPNLRKIAKETGKDHALAQKLWASGIHEARILAGMVADPDKVTHKEMDKWAKDFDSWDVCDQVCSNLFSYTPVAHKKTIEWSRKKEEYYKRSGFALMACLAVHDKKAKDAAFMVYFPVIKRESTDERNYVRKAVNWALRQIGKRNSKLRKAALKAAKEIYNIDSKAARWIAADAIRELKNR; encoded by the coding sequence ATGCCGCGATACACAGCCAAAGAGATATTAAAGAAACTCAAATCCCTTTCGAACCCCAAAAATATCGAGGGAATGTCGCGCTTCGGCATCAGTTCCAAAAATACCCTCGGCGTATCTATACCAAATCTCAGGAAGATAGCGAAAGAGACAGGCAAAGACCACGCGCTCGCGCAAAAACTGTGGGCATCAGGCATCCACGAGGCGCGCATCCTCGCCGGTATGGTAGCCGATCCCGATAAGGTCACGCACAAAGAGATGGACAAGTGGGCGAAGGATTTCGATTCGTGGGATGTCTGCGACCAGGTATGTTCGAACCTTTTTTCTTATACGCCGGTCGCCCACAAGAAGACCATCGAATGGAGCAGGAAGAAAGAAGAATATTATAAGCGGTCGGGTTTCGCGCTGATGGCCTGCCTCGCGGTCCATGACAAGAAGGCGAAAGACGCGGCATTCATGGTTTATTTTCCCGTAATAAAGAGGGAGTCTACCGACGAGCGCAATTACGTCAGGAAAGCCGTCAACTGGGCCCTGCGCCAGATCGGCAAGCGCAACTCGAAACTCAGGAAAGCCGCGCTTAAAGCTGCCAAAGAGATATATAATATAGACTCGAAGGCCGCCCGCTGGATCGCCGCGGACGCGATAAGGGAGTTAAAGAATAGATGA
- a CDS encoding nucleoside deaminase, which produces MSRRFMLLAVKEAAKNLKKMGGGPFGACIVKGNRVIAVARNSVLKNDATCHAEMNAIRLASRKLKTFDLSGCVIYSTTEPCPMCFSAIHWARIDKIIYGTSTKDAKKIGFNELEITDSRLKSLGKSRVKLVPGYMRKECLELLNKFNGLPNKKLY; this is translated from the coding sequence ATGAGCAGGAGATTCATGCTCCTGGCCGTTAAAGAGGCCGCGAAGAACCTCAAGAAGATGGGCGGCGGGCCGTTCGGCGCCTGCATCGTCAAAGGTAACAGGGTGATTGCCGTTGCGCGAAACTCCGTCCTGAAAAATGACGCGACATGCCATGCCGAGATGAATGCCATACGTCTTGCCTCGCGCAAATTAAAGACCTTCGACCTTTCAGGATGCGTTATTTATTCTACGACAGAGCCGTGCCCGATGTGTTTTTCCGCGATACACTGGGCCCGGATAGATAAGATAATCTACGGCACGTCGACGAAAGACGCCAAAAAGATCGGTTTCAACGAGCTCGAGATAACCGACAGCCGTCTCAAATCCCTGGGAAAGAGCAGGGTAAAACTTGTCCCGGGATATATGCGTAAAGAATGCCTCGAACTCCTCAATAAATTCAATGGACTTCCAAATAAGAAATTATATTAA
- a CDS encoding SurA N-terminal domain-containing protein — MLKQIRENARVPLYILIVAFIGLYAVSGHETNPPAGKIFGRKVPISDFRKAYNAAATQLKMRYGNLPDDSKVQKVVEDEAWNRLIMLYEAKKERIKVSDKEIVDSVKEITAFNDKSGRFSKRQYEEILKYSLGLTPAEFEGQVKENLAIDKLIEKHSGDAKITDDEVLKEYKFLNEKAKADYALFKTADNLPKAAAAEDEIKAYFEKNKEAFKIPAQVNAEYIAKPFPDDKEETKQKIRKEMKDVSYELAANTDLAAAAKKFSLAVKETGLFNRETNIPTIGYDLKFADTALSLAEGQVSSPIETKTGVYIIKIKEKKPERQAALAEVKDAVEKSLKAEKADATAKTKAQEALKAIKASIEKKESFESAAKGLSLSVKKTDAFARGQYIEGLGVAPEFAEAAFSLKQGEVFGDAVRVHDGYAIVKQDSIVPIDEKKYQEEKDKLKKMMAEQKRYFASITWFNELRKKADLQNNLDKALGRSR, encoded by the coding sequence ATGCTCAAACAGATCAGGGAAAACGCAAGGGTGCCTCTTTATATTTTGATAGTGGCCTTCATCGGCCTCTACGCGGTCAGCGGACACGAGACCAACCCGCCGGCCGGAAAGATATTCGGCAGGAAGGTCCCCATAAGCGATTTCCGGAAGGCCTATAACGCCGCGGCGACCCAGCTGAAAATGAGGTACGGCAACCTGCCCGACGATTCGAAAGTACAAAAGGTGGTCGAGGACGAGGCATGGAACAGGCTCATAATGCTCTACGAGGCAAAAAAAGAGCGCATAAAAGTCAGCGATAAGGAGATCGTCGATTCCGTCAAGGAAATAACCGCCTTCAACGACAAGAGCGGCAGGTTCAGCAAGAGGCAATACGAGGAGATACTGAAATACAGCCTCGGCCTCACCCCTGCTGAGTTCGAGGGACAGGTCAAAGAGAACCTGGCGATAGACAAGCTGATCGAAAAACACAGCGGCGACGCGAAGATCACCGACGATGAAGTCCTCAAGGAATATAAATTCCTGAACGAAAAGGCGAAAGCCGATTACGCGTTGTTCAAGACCGCCGATAACCTTCCGAAGGCCGCGGCGGCCGAAGACGAGATAAAGGCCTATTTCGAAAAGAACAAAGAGGCCTTTAAGATACCCGCGCAGGTGAACGCGGAATACATCGCCAAGCCGTTCCCGGACGACAAGGAAGAGACTAAACAAAAGATCAGGAAAGAGATGAAGGATGTCTCCTACGAATTAGCCGCGAACACGGACCTCGCGGCGGCCGCAAAGAAGTTCTCGCTCGCGGTAAAAGAGACGGGGCTTTTTAACAGGGAGACGAATATCCCGACCATAGGATACGACCTCAAATTCGCGGACACCGCGCTCTCCCTTGCCGAGGGCCAGGTCAGCAGCCCCATCGAAACGAAGACCGGCGTATATATAATAAAGATAAAGGAAAAGAAGCCGGAGCGCCAGGCCGCCCTCGCCGAGGTAAAGGATGCCGTCGAAAAAAGTTTAAAGGCGGAGAAAGCTGATGCGACGGCAAAAACCAAGGCGCAGGAAGCCCTGAAGGCGATAAAGGCCTCTATCGAAAAGAAAGAGTCATTCGAGTCGGCCGCGAAAGGGCTGTCGCTATCCGTCAAAAAGACCGACGCGTTCGCGCGCGGACAATATATAGAAGGACTCGGCGTGGCGCCCGAGTTCGCGGAAGCCGCGTTCTCCTTAAAACAGGGCGAGGTATTCGGCGACGCGGTCAGGGTCCATGACGGATACGCGATCGTGAAACAGGATTCGATAGTCCCCATAGACGAGAAGAAATACCAGGAAGAAAAAGATAAATTGAAGAAGATGATGGCGGAGCAGAAGAGATATTTCGCCTCGATAACCTGGTTCAACGAGCTCAGGAAGAAGGCGGATCTCCAGAATAATCTCGACAAGGCGCTGGGACGCAGCCGATAG
- a CDS encoding RNA polymerase sigma factor: MDPELLLIERAKNGERAAFDSLVDIYKGKAFALAYSFTGNAEDAKDVLQEAFVKAYLNIRKFRGGSAFYTWFYRILVNQCRDVLRKKQSRMKVLADMPEPADEDDAAPVEAVEGGPDPGEALLNKEIREKVDEAINRLPEKQKMTFILRHVHGMKLGEIAGVIKCSESTAKVHLFRATKNLQKALSPYINTEGGGQYGVV; encoded by the coding sequence TTGGATCCTGAACTTCTGCTTATTGAACGGGCAAAAAATGGCGAGCGGGCTGCGTTCGACTCGCTTGTGGATATCTACAAGGGGAAGGCGTTCGCCCTCGCTTACAGTTTTACCGGGAACGCCGAAGATGCCAAGGACGTGCTGCAGGAGGCGTTCGTAAAGGCGTATTTGAATATCAGGAAATTCCGCGGCGGCTCGGCTTTCTATACCTGGTTTTACAGGATACTGGTGAACCAGTGCAGGGACGTCTTAAGGAAGAAGCAGTCCAGGATGAAGGTGCTTGCCGACATGCCTGAGCCCGCGGATGAGGACGATGCGGCGCCGGTAGAGGCGGTCGAGGGTGGTCCGGACCCGGGAGAGGCGCTCCTCAACAAGGAGATACGGGAAAAAGTCGACGAGGCGATAAATAGGCTGCCGGAGAAGCAGAAGATGACATTTATATTAAGACATGTGCACGGGATGAAATTGGGCGAGATCGCCGGCGTGATAAAATGCAGCGAGTCGACCGCGAAGGTCCATCTTTTTCGCGCGACAAAGAACCTGCAAAAGGCGTTATCGCCGTACATAAATACGGAGGGGGGTGGCCAATATGGCGTCGTTTAA
- the hisG gene encoding ATP phosphoribosyltransferase, producing MSKLKIGLPKGSLQEATFKLFKKAGFSISSSERSYFPSTDDPELAPVLLRAQEMSRYVEGGILDCGITGNDWILENKSDVIRVEELTYAKQSLNPVRWVLAVPENSNIRGVKDLSGKRIATELVNFTKEYLKKKKVAADVEFSWGATEAKVYSGLVDAIVELTETGSSLRAHNLKIVETLCTSTTQLIANKKSWKDPWKRAKIEKIAILLKGAIAAEEKVGLKMNIANKNLKKILGILPAMRRPTISQLSVPGWCAIETIIDEKQVRELIPKLKQAGAEGIIEYPLNKVIY from the coding sequence ATGTCAAAGCTAAAAATAGGTTTGCCGAAAGGTAGCCTGCAAGAGGCTACCTTTAAACTGTTTAAGAAGGCCGGATTTTCCATATCCTCTTCAGAGAGGTCGTATTTTCCTTCGACCGATGACCCGGAGCTTGCCCCTGTCCTGTTGAGGGCGCAGGAGATGTCGCGGTATGTCGAAGGGGGCATCCTCGATTGCGGCATTACCGGCAATGACTGGATACTCGAGAACAAGTCCGACGTCATCCGCGTCGAAGAGCTTACCTACGCCAAACAGAGCCTCAATCCCGTAAGATGGGTCCTGGCCGTCCCGGAGAATTCCAATATACGCGGCGTAAAGGACCTCAGCGGCAAAAGGATAGCCACCGAACTCGTAAATTTCACAAAAGAATATCTTAAGAAGAAGAAAGTCGCCGCCGACGTCGAATTCTCCTGGGGCGCGACAGAGGCCAAGGTATATTCCGGCCTTGTCGACGCTATCGTCGAACTTACCGAGACCGGCTCGTCGCTGCGCGCGCACAACCTCAAGATCGTCGAGACGCTCTGCACATCGACGACCCAATTAATAGCGAACAAAAAATCCTGGAAGGACCCCTGGAAGAGGGCGAAGATAGAGAAGATCGCCATACTCCTCAAGGGCGCCATAGCCGCCGAGGAGAAGGTCGGCCTGAAGATGAACATCGCTAACAAGAACCTGAAGAAGATCCTCGGCATACTTCCGGCCATGCGCAGGCCCACGATCTCGCAGCTTAGCGTCCCCGGATGGTGCGCGATCGAGACGATCATAGACGAGAAACAGGTGCGCGAGCTCATACCCAAATTGAAACAGGCCGGGGCGGAAGGCATAATCGAATACCCGCTCAATAAAGTCATATATTAA